Genomic DNA from Methanosarcina sp. MTP4:
GGCATGCCTGACAAAAGCCCAGGAAAATCTGGAGCAAAAGGCTCTCTGCATGGGCACAGCCTGAAGCGTTTATTAAGGGGGTAAAAGGGGATAACAGTTAGGGGGAAATACACTCGGATATAAGGAAAGTGTTTTCCCATATCTTTTATTCAAAAACCTCTTTAGTAAAAATCTCTTTATTATAAACCTCTTTTATTCAAAAACTGTTTTTCAAAAAAATAAAGAAAATTCTTTTTAAAGCTCTTAAGTTCCTATCCTAATCATTATTTTTTAGCCAGTTTCTTTGCTATTTCGGCCACATGCCGTCCCTGGTAGCGAGCCATTGCAAGTTCATTTTCGGAAGGCTGGCGACTCCCGTCCCCACCTGCAATGGTTGATGCCCCATAGGGGCTTCCTCCAGTGATTTCATCCATTCTGGTCTGCCTTTTCTCCGCATAGGGCAAGCCCACAATAACCATCCCGTGGTGAAGCAGGGTAAAATGGAAACTGATAATTGTGGATTCCTGTCCGCCGTGCTGGGTGCCGCTGGAAGTAAACACGCTTCCTACTTTTCCTACAAGGGCGCCCCTCCCCCACAGTCCTCCTGTTCCGTCCAGCATGGCCCTCATCTGGGCAGGCATGTTTCCGAAGCGAGTGGGACTTCCAAAAATCAGCGCATCAGCACCTGAAAGCACCTTCTCATACATATCCCGGGTGAGAAACGGGATGTGGGCAAAAGCTTTTTTAGTCTCGGTTGCCCCCATCTTCGCGATTACCTCCTCAGGCAGGGTTTCAGGGACCTGATAGATTCCTACTTCCGCCCCTTCGACTTCCCGCGCTCCTTCGGCAACCGCTTCTGCCATTTTGTGAATGTGACCGTACAGACTGTAGAATATGACGTTTACTTTAACCATACTACCCCTCCATCCGAATCTGTTAGAAAAAGTTAAATAATAGCCTAAAATCCGTTAACCTCGGACTACTATATATACCGGTAAACTCCGGACCACTATATATGCCGGTAAACTCTGGATTTCCCTTAAAAAATAGCTTTTCAATTCCTTATATACGTTGTCAGCAAAGAGAATTTTCTGCTTTCCAGGTTCAGCGCTTCATAGTTCACAAAAAACCTTCTGCTTCAGGTCGTTGCTTCCAATAAAACCAGCCTCCTGCTTCAGGGCTTTGTTTCCAATAAAACCAGCCTCTTGCTTACGGACTCTGCTTTCAGCAAAACGGTAAATCTCACTTCGGGTTTAATTACACTTGTTCCCAGCCTGCAGGTCGATGACCCTTTTAATAATCAAATTCCGGAATCGAGTTATTATTGAGACCACGACATCAAAATAGTTATTAAGTAACACGATGTATAAGCCGGGTATGCCTTCACTTTCTATCGTCATGCCCTCTATGAACGAAGAAGAAACAATAAAAATCTGCATAGAGAAAGCCCATGAAATATTCAAAAAATATGAGATAGAAGGGGAGGTTATACTGGCTGACAATTCTTCGGACAGGACCGCCGAGATTGCGGCGGCTATGGGGGCAAAGGTGATAGGTCCGGTCAAAGGCTATGGAAACGCTTACCTCAAGGGCCTTGCTCATGCAAAAGGAGATTACATAGCCATTGCTGATGCGGACAATACCTACGATTTGCTGGAACTGTCGGACTTTCTGGAACCTCTTATGGACGGTGAAGCGGATTTTGTAATCGGAAGCCGCCTCAAAGGAACCATTAAAAAAGGGTCCATGCCCTGGTTGCACCAGTACATCGGAAATCCTCTCCTGACAGCCATGCTCAACCTGCTTTTCAATACAAGTATATCGGATGCCCACTGTGGAATGAGGGCTTTTACAAAAGATGCCCTGGAAAAAATGAACCTTAAAACCCGGGGGATGGAACTGGCATCCGAAATGATAATAGAGGCTTCCAAAAGCGGGCTCAGGATTATGGAAGTCCCGATAACCTACCATCCCCGGAAGACTCCTTCCAAACTGCGCTCCTTCCAGGACGGCTGGCGGCATGTGCGCTTCATGATGCTGTATCGTCCCCTCCCGTTCCTGTTAATACCTGGATCTGTGGTTTTCATCCTGGGGGCTCTCATAACAGGAACTCTCCTGCTGAACGGAAATGCGGTAGAAAACAGGATGCATTCCTTCATCCTGGGCAGCATGTTCCTTGTCATAGGTGGACAGACCCTGGCAACCGGCGGCTACATTAAGACATATGGCCTGGTCCATGGCATGTACCGGGAAGGCGATGAGGGGTCAAGGAAATTGCTCAATTACCATTCCCTTGAAAAAGAACTGGTTGCTGGCTCCCTTATCCTGGGGGCGGGCATCCTCCTGGGGCTGAAAGTTGCATGGAGCTGGGCCAGTTCCGGCTACGGCTCCCTTGCAGAAGTGGAAAGTGCGGTCGTTGCCATGGTTCTTGCCTTCATAGGGCTCCAGCTTATTTTTTCCGCAATTATCCTGAGTGTAATGCTTCTTGAAGTTGACACTGAATGGTGAAGCGATAAAGAGGGACGAAAGAAGGAAAAAAGGATTAAAGAGGGACTGGATGAAAATTGCCTTTGTCTACGACGCTGTCTATCCCTGGGTCAAAGGTGGCGCAGAGATGCGCATCCATGAACTTGGAAAGCACCTCACAGCCCAAGGACACGAAGTGCACCTCTTCGGGATCAAATGGTGGGAAGGCAAAGACATTATCGAGTACGAGGGGATGACCCTGCACGGGGTCTGCGAAGCGAGAGAATTGTACGTAGGCGGCAAGCGCTCGATCTCCGAAGCAATCGTGTTTTCCCTGAAACTTTTTCCCAGGCTCCGGAAAGAAAAGTTCGACCTTATCGATGTGAGTGTCTTTCCCTACTTTTCCTGTTTTACCGTGAAAGCAGTATCCGTATTGAGTAAAACTCCGGCAGTGTTCACCTGGCACGAAGTCTGGGACGGGTACTGGTATGAATACCTCGGGTACTGGAAGGGTTTTTTCGGACAAATGGTCGAAAAAGCGGTTGCAAAAATTTCAAGCAATAACATCGCAGTTTCTGGCTGGACAAAAAACAGGCTCGAAGCCCTCGGGGTCCTCGGAGAAGAAATTGCAGTTGTCCCGAACGGGATTGACTTAAAAAGGATTTCTGAAATCGAACCTGAAGGCGGCTGGACTTTTGCCAACCCGGAGAGGAAGATTTACGGTACAATCTTTGCCGGCAGGCTCATAAAAGAGAAAAACGTCGATGTCCTGCTCCGGGCGGTGGCCCTCCTTAAAGCCGATTTTCCGGGTATCAGGTGCTGCATTGTCGGTGACGGTCCTGAAAGGGAGGCACTCCTGAGACTCACAGATGAACTCGGAGTTCGGGGTCATGTGGATTTTGCAGGCTTTCAGGAATACGAGGCACTGATAGGGAAGATAAAGGCTTCAAAGGTCCTTGTGCTGCCATCTTCCAGGGAAGGGTTTGGGATGGTTGTGATCGAGGCTTTTGCGTGCGGGGTGCCGGTGGTGACGGTGAGGGAGAGGTATAATGCGGCGCAGGGGTTGGTTGAGGACGGAGTGGATGGTTTTGTTGTGGGGCTGGGGGAGAGGGAGCTTGCGGAAGGGGTGAGAAAGGTACTTTGGGAGAGTTCCAGTTATAATAAGATGTCAGAATATGCAACAAGGAAAACCGAAAAATATGAATGGGAAGAAGTTCTCAGAAAACTTAATTCTTTTTATGAGGAATTGATGTGAAAGTTGCAATCTTCCATGACTACATCGGCGCGATAGGGGGAGGAGAGAAACTGGTCCTGACCCTTGCGAGAGGACTCGGGGCTGATGTCATTACGACGGATGTGGACATGGATTCTGTTAAGAAGATGGGATTTGAGGACATAAATATCATAAGCCTCGGAACTACCTTGAAGATGCCACCCTTAAAGCAGATAGATGCTTCTATTAAGTTTGCAACCTCTAATTATTCAAAAGAATACGAATTTTTTATTTTTTCCGGCAACTGGGCGCCTTTTGCAGCGAAAAAGCATAAACCAAACCTTTATTATTGCCATACGCCTACGAGGGCGTTTTATGACCTTTACGATAATTATTTGAAAAAACATTCTTTTTTTATCGCTGTACCATTTGTTATCTGGGTGTATTTCCATAAAAAATTCTCTGAAAATTATCTTGGGCATGTGTGTAAGATTGTAACGAATTCGGAAAACACAAAAAGAAGAATTAGGAAATATTTGCATAGAGAATCAGAAGTTATCTATCCCCCGATCGATGTTTCAAGATTTAAATTAAAAGAATACGGGGATTTCTGGCTCTCGGTAAACCGGCTCTACCCCGAAAAGCGGGTTGAACTGCAAATTGAAGCTTTCAGAAAAATGCCGGACAAAAAACTGCTTGTCGTTGGGGGATATGCAACAGGGGATCATGCATCCGGATACGCATCAGAGGTCACGGATAATCTCCCTGGGAACATAAAATTACTCGGAAGTGTTTCGGAAGAAAAACTTCTTGAATTGTATGCTAGCTGCAAAGGGTTCTTAACGACCGCAATGGATGAGGATTTTGGAATGACACCGGTTGAAGCCATGGCTTCAGGCAAACCTGTTGTAGCTGTAAAGGAAGGAGGATATCTGGAGAGTGTAAGCGATGGTAAAACAGGAATTCTTACAAAACCATATGTAGAAAACATAATTGAAGCCGTAATAACTGTTTCTAAAAATCCTGAAACTTATAAAAACGCATGTATCGAAAGGGCAAAAATGTTTGATAAATCAATATTTGTCAAAAAAATAATTGAAGCTGTGAATCAGGTAAAAGACAGTAATAAATAATTTAATATTCAATAGGTGTTGTCCTAATAATTATACATAATTACCACTTGAAGTAAGGTTGTGTCCCTATGAGGTCTTTGATGAATTCAACAAAGAGGTCCGTAATTCTTATTTTAACCATATTATTGATTCCTTCTCCGGTAATAGCAGGTGGAGTAGGAGAAAATCATATATTCTTTGATCTTTCAACGGAAGGTTTTTTCGGGCTTCAAAGCAGAGGACCCGCCGGTTTCAGTGAACTTGCAGAAGATCTTGAAAGTTTTGGATATATTGTGAATGACAATTTTATGAGTAACTCAAACTTTGGTTATTTAGCAGAACCGAGTCTGCATGAATCTGACATTGTTGTAATTATTAATCCAAAAAGAAGTCTTGACAATATCGAAACTTTATACTTAATGAATTTTGTTGAAAATGGCGGAAATTTGATCGTAATATGTGATTCTCCTGACTCCGTATTCAATTCCAATCTGATTCTTGATCCGTATGACATCTATTTCAAACGGGAATATCTTTTGAATACGCACGTTAACATTTCCAGTAACAAATCTATAAATTTAGGCTATTCCATTCCCCTGGATGAATGGGAAGTTTACACGGGTCATCCGAAGGAATTTGATGAAAATCCTCTCAGATTAAAGGGAATTTCCGAGGTTTCAAGAGACCTGTTCTCTGAAGAAATATCTGGGGAAGAGTACACAATACTTATGGCAAAAAATTTCCAGCAAGGAAAGGTAATTGCTCTGGGGAACAAGGATTTTCTTACGAACTACAGATTCAATGAAAATAAAGAGCTTTTGTATTTTATCCTGAATTACATTGAATGTGAAGATGAGGAAGGGATGCAGGGATTGTCATATAACCCTTCCGAACTTTACATTCCGCTTAAAGATGGAAAAATAAGTTTTGTGGGATTATCCCTGGAAAACAAAAACAATAAAAGCGCCGCA
This window encodes:
- a CDS encoding glycosyltransferase family 4 protein, with the translated sequence MKLTLNGEAIKRDERRKKGLKRDWMKIAFVYDAVYPWVKGGAEMRIHELGKHLTAQGHEVHLFGIKWWEGKDIIEYEGMTLHGVCEARELYVGGKRSISEAIVFSLKLFPRLRKEKFDLIDVSVFPYFSCFTVKAVSVLSKTPAVFTWHEVWDGYWYEYLGYWKGFFGQMVEKAVAKISSNNIAVSGWTKNRLEALGVLGEEIAVVPNGIDLKRISEIEPEGGWTFANPERKIYGTIFAGRLIKEKNVDVLLRAVALLKADFPGIRCCIVGDGPEREALLRLTDELGVRGHVDFAGFQEYEALIGKIKASKVLVLPSSREGFGMVVIEAFACGVPVVTVRERYNAAQGLVEDGVDGFVVGLGERELAEGVRKVLWESSSYNKMSEYATRKTEKYEWEEVLRKLNSFYEELM
- a CDS encoding glycosyltransferase family 2 protein, producing the protein MPSLSIVMPSMNEEETIKICIEKAHEIFKKYEIEGEVILADNSSDRTAEIAAAMGAKVIGPVKGYGNAYLKGLAHAKGDYIAIADADNTYDLLELSDFLEPLMDGEADFVIGSRLKGTIKKGSMPWLHQYIGNPLLTAMLNLLFNTSISDAHCGMRAFTKDALEKMNLKTRGMELASEMIIEASKSGLRIMEVPITYHPRKTPSKLRSFQDGWRHVRFMMLYRPLPFLLIPGSVVFILGALITGTLLLNGNAVENRMHSFILGSMFLVIGGQTLATGGYIKTYGLVHGMYREGDEGSRKLLNYHSLEKELVAGSLILGAGILLGLKVAWSWASSGYGSLAEVESAVVAMVLAFIGLQLIFSAIILSVMLLEVDTEW
- a CDS encoding glycosyltransferase; amino-acid sequence: MKVAIFHDYIGAIGGGEKLVLTLARGLGADVITTDVDMDSVKKMGFEDINIISLGTTLKMPPLKQIDASIKFATSNYSKEYEFFIFSGNWAPFAAKKHKPNLYYCHTPTRAFYDLYDNYLKKHSFFIAVPFVIWVYFHKKFSENYLGHVCKIVTNSENTKRRIRKYLHRESEVIYPPIDVSRFKLKEYGDFWLSVNRLYPEKRVELQIEAFRKMPDKKLLVVGGYATGDHASGYASEVTDNLPGNIKLLGSVSEEKLLELYASCKGFLTTAMDEDFGMTPVEAMASGKPVVAVKEGGYLESVSDGKTGILTKPYVENIIEAVITVSKNPETYKNACIERAKMFDKSIFVKKIIEAVNQVKDSNK
- the wrbA gene encoding NAD(P)H:quinone oxidoreductase type IV, with product MVKVNVIFYSLYGHIHKMAEAVAEGAREVEGAEVGIYQVPETLPEEVIAKMGATETKKAFAHIPFLTRDMYEKVLSGADALIFGSPTRFGNMPAQMRAMLDGTGGLWGRGALVGKVGSVFTSSGTQHGGQESTIISFHFTLLHHGMVIVGLPYAEKRQTRMDEITGGSPYGASTIAGGDGSRQPSENELAMARYQGRHVAEIAKKLAKK
- a CDS encoding DUF4350 domain-containing protein, whose translation is MNSTKRSVILILTILLIPSPVIAGGVGENHIFFDLSTEGFFGLQSRGPAGFSELAEDLESFGYIVNDNFMSNSNFGYLAEPSLHESDIVVIINPKRSLDNIETLYLMNFVENGGNLIVICDSPDSVFNSNLILDPYDIYFKREYLLNTHVNISSNKSINLGYSIPLDEWEVYTGHPKEFDENPLRLKGISEVSRDLFSEEISGEEYTILMAKNFQQGKVIALGNKDFLTNYRFNENKELLYFILNYIECEDEEGMQGLSYNPSELYIPLKDGKISFVGLSLENKNNKSAAYVSVEIPGILKDVVVPVESNFTIGPDEILDLNFPCQNLSSEYWYIKTKIALKVRYNEFSEPCIYKIPIEVVRK